Proteins encoded by one window of Rutidosis leptorrhynchoides isolate AG116_Rl617_1_P2 chromosome 7, CSIRO_AGI_Rlap_v1, whole genome shotgun sequence:
- the LOC139859072 gene encoding 26S proteasome non-ATPase regulatory subunit 4 homolog, producing the protein MAASDPFTEETILICIDNSQWMKSHVLSYALQLNCARSYCRAKLKSNPKNAIGILTLTLDIDNLADKWLRPTSDVDKILSYLKTLQYSGLQGDLCFAKGILLIQNHLTLKSIKLKRMLFFARGPADLCQEIESAEWYGKRLKENGVAVDVVTFYRNEQHLWDWKMALDVCVAAANNNNNSHIKHVQPDSSTLVSHVLSRCKASSRANNKVKLGQKVKLSTKR; encoded by the exons ATGGCGGCTTCTGACCCTTTCACTGAG GAGACTATTTTGATATGTATCGACAATTCTCAATGGATGAAATCACATGTTCTTAGCTATGCTCTTCAACTTAATTGTGCTCGATCGTATTGCCGAGCTAAACTCAAG TCTAATCCGAAGAATGCTATAGGCATACTGACACTGACACTGGATATCGATAATCTTGCTGATAAATGGCTTAGACCTACTAGTGATGTTGATAAAATCCTGTCCTACCTTAAAACTTTGCAAT ATTCAGGATTACAGGGTGACTTGTGCTTTGCGAAAGGGATCCTTTTAATCCAAAATCATTTGACACTAAAGTCTATTAAGCTAAAAAGGATGCTTTTCTTTGCTCGAGG TCCTGCGGATCTATGCCAAGAGATTGAATCAGCGGAGTGGTATGGGAAAAGGTTAAAGGAAAATGGTGTAGCTGTTGATGTTGTCACCTTCTATCGAAATGAACAGCACCTTTGGGATTGGAAGATGGCGCTTGATGTGTGTGTTGCTgctgctaataataataacaacagccACATTAAACACGTTCAGCCAGACTCTTCTACACTTGTTTCTCATGTCTTATCAAG ATGTAAAGCATCATCACGAGCTAATAATAAGGTGAAGTTGGGCCAAAAGGTGAAGTTGTCTACAAAACGATAG
- the LOC139859073 gene encoding 26S proteasome non-ATPase regulatory subunit 4 homolog, with product MVAEETIMICIDNSQRMKSDDLSYELQLNCARSYSRAKLKSNPKILTLTTGSDYFANKELSPTSDLDKILDYLKRLQYSGLGGNLCFIKGILLFNVSLKSVEPSKLKRMLFFAGGYHLGDWKMALDAFVDAADNNNNSHIKHVQPDSSTLVSQILSRFL from the exons ATGGTGGCTGAG GAGACTATTATGATCTGTATAGACAATTCTCAACGGATGAAATCGGATGATCTTAGCTATGAGCTTCAACTTAATTGTGCTCGATCGTATAGCCGTGCTAAACTCAAG TCTAATCCGAAGATACTGACACTGACAACGGGTAGTGATTATTTCGCTAATAAGGAGCTTAGTCCTACTAGTGATCTCGACAAAATACTGGATTACCTTAAACGTTTGCAAT ATTCAGGGTTAGGTGGTAACTTGTGCTTTATTAAAGGGATCCTTTTATTCAATGTGTCACTAAAGTCTGTTGAACCAAGTAAGCTAAAAAGGATGCTTTTCTTTGCTGGAGGgtat CACCTTGGGGATTGGAAGATGGCACTTGATGCATTTGTTGATGCTGCTGATAATAATAACAACAGCCACATTAAACACGTTCAACCTGACTCTTCTACACTTGTTTCTCAAATCCTATCCAGGTTTTTATGA